The Candidatus Binatus sp. genome includes a region encoding these proteins:
- a CDS encoding ABC transporter substrate-binding protein: MASVKSVVDQTIVVFKDNNIVPAEREQKLRAIAESHFDFQEMAQSAIGYHWRAFTPAQKSEFVPLFTAFIEDAYLSRIESYSVEKVNEQIKSSMIQFTRQTIDSDNPGYAEVFSTVVLKDQNDPIPVNYLMRRDANEWKIYDITIDAISVIANYRNQFNRVLNNDGYDKLVSIIREKTAGLQQK, translated from the coding sequence ATGGCGTCGGTGAAATCCGTCGTCGATCAGACAATCGTCGTTTTCAAGGACAATAATATTGTGCCGGCGGAGCGGGAGCAGAAGCTTCGCGCGATTGCCGAGAGCCACTTCGATTTTCAGGAGATGGCGCAATCGGCGATCGGCTATCATTGGCGCGCTTTCACGCCCGCGCAGAAGAGCGAGTTCGTGCCGTTGTTCACCGCCTTCATCGAGGACGCGTATTTGTCGCGGATCGAATCGTATTCGGTCGAGAAGGTTAACGAGCAGATAAAATCCTCGATGATTCAATTCACCCGGCAGACGATCGACAGCGACAACCCCGGCTACGCCGAAGTCTTCAGCACCGTCGTGTTGAAGGATCAAAATGATCCGATTCCCGTCAACTACCTGATGCGCCGCGACGCAAATGAGTGGAAGATTTACGACATCACGATTGACGCGATCAGCGTGATCGCCAACTACCGCAACCAGTTCAATCGCGTGCTGAACAACGACGGCTACGACAAACTCGTCAGCATCATCCGCGAGAAGACCGCGGGACTTCAGCAAAAGTAG
- a CDS encoding ABC transporter permease subunit: MSNAAGTLEVAGGATESRRAAIRAAGTGFSVGRMLAVTRKELRSYFAFPLVYVLSGVFLVLAGYYAYTDLVFFVTIAFARDIIQNYWQLLFSDIRLCLLLTLPFITMRLFAEERKLGTIELLYTYPLRDGEILGGKYLASVAIFIMMLALTMLYPVYIYSIHSFPLFPLSAGYLGLLLLGCAFIACGVFISSLCESQVMAGMGTITLLLFFWILNWNEAAFTNSWLALLRAFSLFDQFGSFAKGVIDLDHVTYFVFFIVFFLFLTQRSMEARKWTGRR; this comes from the coding sequence ATGTCTAACGCTGCAGGCACGCTGGAAGTCGCGGGAGGCGCCACCGAGTCGCGACGCGCCGCGATCCGCGCCGCGGGGACGGGCTTTTCCGTGGGCAGGATGCTCGCGGTGACGCGCAAGGAATTGCGCTCGTACTTCGCCTTTCCCCTGGTCTATGTGCTGTCGGGCGTGTTCCTGGTCTTGGCGGGATACTATGCGTACACCGACCTGGTTTTTTTCGTCACGATCGCGTTCGCCCGCGATATCATCCAGAACTACTGGCAGCTGCTGTTCTCGGATATCCGGCTGTGCCTGCTGCTGACGCTGCCGTTCATTACGATGCGGCTGTTCGCCGAGGAGCGCAAACTCGGCACGATCGAGTTGCTATACACCTATCCGCTGCGCGACGGCGAAATACTTGGCGGCAAGTACCTGGCGTCGGTCGCGATCTTCATCATGATGCTCGCGCTGACGATGCTCTACCCGGTTTACATTTACAGCATCCACTCGTTTCCGCTGTTTCCACTTAGCGCGGGCTACCTGGGCCTGCTGCTGCTTGGATGCGCGTTTATCGCGTGCGGCGTGTTCATTTCGTCGCTGTGCGAGAGCCAGGTGATGGCTGGGATGGGGACGATCACGCTGCTGCTGTTTTTCTGGATTCTCAACTGGAACGAGGCGGCGTTCACCAACTCGTGGCTCGCACTGCTGCGCGCGTTCTCGTTGTTCGATCAGTTCGGCAGCTTCGCCAAGGGCGTGATCGATCTCGATCACGTTACTTACTTCGTCTTTTTCATCGTCTTTTTTCTGTTTCTCACGCAGCGCTCGATGGAGGCACGCAAGTGGACCGGCCGGCGCTAA
- a CDS encoding carboxymuconolactone decarboxylase family protein: protein MTVKIPLPDQARLTPEIVATLDKLPPLNVFRMMANAPASFEPLINFATSILLRSEFDKRKREIAVLRVAHVTRSSYEWTQHVVVAKSVGVSDDEIAAIKVDGAVARLDAEGNLLCRVADEISREVRLSDEALAAIIDRYGVRQATELILCCSYFNMLSRFLESTRVELESQPLVPSARRPGNS, encoded by the coding sequence ATGACTGTGAAAATTCCACTGCCCGACCAGGCACGGCTCACGCCGGAAATCGTTGCGACGCTGGACAAGCTTCCGCCGCTGAACGTGTTCCGAATGATGGCGAACGCGCCGGCGAGCTTCGAGCCGCTGATCAACTTCGCGACGTCGATTCTGCTCCGCAGTGAGTTCGACAAGCGCAAGCGCGAGATCGCGGTGCTGCGCGTCGCACACGTTACACGATCGAGCTACGAATGGACGCAACACGTAGTGGTCGCGAAGAGCGTCGGCGTGAGCGACGATGAGATCGCTGCGATCAAGGTGGACGGCGCCGTCGCGCGACTCGATGCCGAGGGAAACCTGCTGTGCCGCGTCGCCGACGAGATCAGCCGCGAGGTGCGGCTGAGCGACGAGGCGCTCGCCGCAATCATCGACCGATACGGCGTGCGCCAGGCAACAGAACTCATCCTGTGCTGCAGCTATTTCAACATGCTAAGCCGATTTCTCGAATCGACCCGCGTGGAGCTGGAGTCCCAGCCGCTGGTCCCATCTGCCCGACGGCCCGGGAATTCGTGA
- a CDS encoding SDR family NAD(P)-dependent oxidoreductase yields the protein MAKLKGKVTIVTGASRGIGKEIAELFAKEGAKVVCSARTLKEGEHPLEGSLETTVASIRKTGGEATAVTCDVSSEADCEKLVAQTHKLYGPVDVLVNNAALTYFIPVKDFPPKRWMRSFAVNLHGPFMLSQLVLKDMIARKSGSIVNISSGAAIGPGRGPYKNATVFRGGVCYGAEKAALERFTQGLAEEVYDDGISVTCVSPSQVVATPGTAHHHLVAGPDDPSGEPVEWMAQSALILATEPLDKVTGLVTYSQPLLKQYGVIEKGVGIGFGRTGSGYSLI from the coding sequence ATGGCCAAGCTCAAAGGCAAGGTGACAATCGTAACCGGCGCAAGCCGTGGCATCGGCAAGGAAATCGCCGAACTGTTCGCCAAAGAAGGCGCCAAGGTCGTGTGCTCCGCGCGCACGCTCAAAGAGGGCGAGCATCCACTGGAGGGCTCGCTCGAGACCACCGTCGCCAGCATCAGGAAAACGGGCGGCGAAGCAACCGCGGTCACCTGCGACGTCTCGTCGGAAGCCGACTGCGAGAAACTGGTCGCGCAAACGCACAAGCTCTACGGACCGGTTGACGTACTGGTGAACAACGCGGCGTTGACCTACTTCATTCCGGTCAAGGATTTCCCGCCCAAGCGCTGGATGCGCTCGTTCGCGGTCAACCTTCACGGCCCGTTTATGCTGAGCCAGCTGGTGCTCAAGGACATGATCGCGCGCAAGTCCGGATCGATCGTCAACATTTCGTCAGGCGCGGCGATCGGACCCGGCCGCGGACCATACAAGAACGCCACCGTCTTTCGCGGCGGCGTATGCTACGGCGCCGAAAAGGCCGCGCTCGAGCGCTTCACGCAAGGTCTCGCGGAAGAAGTTTACGACGATGGAATCTCGGTGACCTGCGTGTCGCCGTCGCAAGTCGTCGCGACACCGGGCACGGCTCATCATCACCTGGTCGCAGGACCCGACGACCCCAGCGGCGAGCCGGTCGAATGGATGGCGCAGTCGGCGCTGATTCTCGCCACCGAACCGCTGGACAAGGTGACGGGGCTGGTGACGTACAGTCAGCCGCTGCTCAAGCAGTACGGCGTGATCGAAAAGGGCGTCGGGATCGGATTCGGCCGCACCGGCAGCGGTTACAGTTTGATCTAG
- the ftsY gene encoding signal recognition particle-docking protein FtsY has translation MAQKKFLRIIFPGRRNVTPFDIALTLIIAAGAGSGLVFIEVLIQWSLRKARPSPPPRLQAELPPAAELAAEPAPPEIAEPAEALPAQYVAPPPTVREPVRIGLGLRKTRENFLARIRAALTGSAKIDDIYEALEEALIAADVGVEASMKIASAVRAKLGNDNRPDAIRDALKAEIATILMSAERRAADSGDAPLVIMLVGVNGVGKTTTVAKLAARLKAERGSVIVAAADTFRAAAIEQLEVWCDRAGADIIKQSQGSDPAAVAFDAVKAAIARKTRTVLIDTAGRLQTKVNLMEELKKIARVVARELPGAPHETWLVLDANTGQNALSQAAIFGDAVPLTGVVLAKLDSTAKGGVVVAVADRLKIPVRFVGLGEAIEDLREFDAREFVDALFASDGAGEQSASGSYAA, from the coding sequence TTGGCGCAGAAAAAATTCCTCAGGATTATTTTTCCCGGACGACGCAACGTGACTCCTTTCGACATCGCGCTCACTCTGATTATCGCCGCCGGCGCCGGTTCGGGCCTGGTTTTCATTGAAGTCCTGATTCAGTGGAGCCTGCGCAAGGCGCGCCCGTCGCCTCCGCCCCGTCTGCAAGCCGAGCTGCCGCCGGCTGCCGAGCTCGCCGCCGAACCGGCCCCGCCCGAAATCGCCGAGCCGGCCGAGGCTCTGCCGGCGCAATACGTCGCGCCGCCTCCCACTGTTCGCGAACCGGTCAGAATTGGGCTGGGACTGCGCAAGACGCGCGAAAACTTTCTGGCGCGCATCAGAGCCGCGCTGACCGGAAGCGCAAAGATCGACGACATTTACGAGGCCCTCGAGGAAGCCCTGATCGCCGCCGACGTCGGCGTCGAGGCGAGCATGAAGATTGCCTCCGCGGTGCGCGCAAAGTTGGGCAACGACAATCGCCCCGACGCGATCCGCGACGCGCTCAAGGCCGAGATCGCCACGATCCTGATGTCCGCAGAGCGCCGGGCCGCCGACTCGGGCGATGCGCCGCTGGTTATCATGCTGGTTGGCGTCAACGGCGTCGGCAAAACCACGACGGTCGCGAAACTTGCCGCCCGGCTCAAGGCCGAGCGCGGCAGCGTGATCGTTGCCGCCGCAGATACGTTTCGCGCGGCCGCAATCGAGCAGCTCGAGGTATGGTGCGATCGCGCCGGTGCCGACATCATCAAGCAATCGCAAGGCTCGGATCCCGCGGCGGTCGCCTTCGATGCGGTCAAAGCCGCGATCGCGCGAAAGACGCGCACGGTCCTGATCGACACCGCCGGGCGGCTGCAAACCAAGGTCAACCTGATGGAGGAGCTCAAGAAAATTGCCCGCGTAGTCGCGCGCGAGTTGCCCGGCGCCCCGCATGAGACGTGGCTCGTGCTCGATGCCAACACCGGTCAGAATGCGCTCAGCCAGGCGGCGATTTTTGGCGACGCGGTGCCGCTTACCGGAGTAGTGCTGGCAAAGCTCGACAGCACGGCGAAGGGTGGGGTGGTGGTCGCGGTCGCGGATCGGCTCAAAATTCCGGTGCGGTTCGTGGGACTGGGCGAGGCGATCGAGGATTTGCGCGAGTTCGATGCGCGCGAGTTTGTCGATGCGCTGTTTGCAAGTGACGGCGCAGGGGAGCAGAGTGCCAGCGGCTCTTATGCAGCTTGA
- the rny gene encoding ribonuclease Y, translating to MALITAILGFIVGGAVFFIWGITKQRKDAVNLQAARAQAEEITKEAQTRSQLVVKEAELKAKDIVVGAKADAEREMRDRRREIAAIEQKLEAREETFEKRQEAFERREADLNRRDQSLRSREKTLTDKEEVLQAHIDEARTKLEAVAGLTREEAKHSLMDEMIGQARTDAAKHIRIVEEEAREEADRRAKRVIAIAIERLAGEFVAERTVSVLALPNDEMKGRIIGREGRNIRAIEAATGVDIIIDDTPEAVVISCHNPIRREIARVALQQLISDGRIHPGRIEEVVRKAEQQVEESIREAGQRAIIEVGVHGIHPELVKLLGMLKYRYSYAQNVLMHSIEAAFICGAMAAELGLNEKQARRAALLHDIGKALTHEVEGSHALIGGEIARKYGESAKIVNAIAAHHEEVKAETILAPLVDAADALSGARPGARREVLESYVKRLEDLETIAKSFKGVEKCFAVQAGREMRVIVEPTQISDEDTSMLARDVARKIETDMTYPGQIRVTVIRETRATELAK from the coding sequence GTGGCTCTAATCACGGCAATCCTGGGATTCATAGTTGGTGGCGCGGTCTTTTTCATTTGGGGAATAACGAAACAGCGTAAGGACGCCGTTAACCTGCAGGCCGCGCGCGCTCAGGCCGAAGAAATAACCAAGGAGGCTCAAACCAGGAGCCAGCTAGTAGTAAAGGAGGCCGAACTCAAGGCAAAGGATATCGTGGTCGGCGCCAAAGCCGACGCCGAGCGCGAGATGCGCGATCGCAGGCGCGAAATAGCTGCGATCGAACAGAAGCTCGAAGCTCGCGAGGAGACTTTCGAAAAGCGCCAGGAAGCATTCGAACGGCGCGAAGCCGATCTCAACCGGCGCGATCAAAGTCTGCGCTCGCGTGAGAAAACTCTCACCGATAAAGAAGAAGTGCTGCAGGCCCATATCGACGAGGCGCGCACCAAGCTCGAAGCCGTCGCCGGCCTGACCCGCGAGGAAGCCAAGCATTCGCTCATGGACGAGATGATCGGCCAGGCGCGCACCGACGCCGCCAAGCACATCCGAATCGTCGAAGAAGAGGCGCGCGAGGAGGCCGACCGCCGCGCCAAACGAGTCATCGCCATCGCCATCGAGCGGCTGGCCGGCGAGTTCGTCGCCGAGCGCACGGTCTCGGTGCTGGCGCTCCCCAACGACGAGATGAAGGGCCGCATCATCGGCCGCGAGGGTCGCAATATCCGCGCGATCGAGGCGGCCACCGGGGTCGACATAATCATCGACGATACTCCCGAGGCCGTCGTCATTTCGTGTCACAACCCCATCCGGCGCGAAATAGCGCGCGTCGCGCTCCAGCAGCTCATCTCGGACGGCCGCATTCATCCCGGCCGCATCGAGGAAGTCGTTCGCAAGGCCGAGCAGCAGGTCGAGGAATCGATTCGCGAGGCCGGTCAGCGCGCGATCATCGAGGTCGGCGTGCACGGAATCCATCCCGAACTGGTCAAGCTGCTCGGGATGCTCAAGTATCGCTACAGCTACGCGCAGAACGTGTTGATGCATTCGATCGAAGCCGCGTTCATCTGCGGCGCGATGGCCGCCGAGCTGGGGCTGAACGAAAAACAGGCTCGTCGCGCCGCCCTGCTGCACGATATCGGCAAGGCGCTGACTCACGAGGTCGAAGGCTCGCACGCGTTGATCGGCGGTGAGATCGCCCGCAAATACGGCGAGTCGGCCAAGATCGTAAACGCGATCGCCGCGCATCATGAGGAAGTCAAGGCCGAGACTATTCTGGCGCCGCTGGTCGATGCCGCCGATGCGCTGTCGGGCGCGCGTCCGGGGGCCCGGCGCGAGGTGCTCGAGAGCTACGTCAAGCGGCTCGAGGATCTCGAGACGATCGCGAAATCGTTCAAGGGTGTCGAAAAATGCTTCGCCGTGCAGGCCGGGCGCGAGATGCGTGTGATTGTCGAGCCCACCCAGATCTCGGACGAGGACACCTCGATGCTGGCGCGCGACGTCGCGCGCAAGATCGAAACCGATATGACCTATCCCGGACAGATTCGGGTCACCGTCATTCGCGAGACGCGCGCGACCGAGCTCGCCAAATAG
- a CDS encoding cell division protein ZapB, producing MATDVLKQLDERIQASVARIQQLRKENEQLAQKLAETEKRYADAAGQVKQLNAERQQHENERNDVRSRIEKILTRFDGIDLG from the coding sequence ATGGCGACAGATGTATTAAAGCAACTAGACGAGCGAATTCAGGCTTCCGTGGCGCGGATCCAGCAGTTGCGCAAGGAAAATGAGCAACTCGCTCAGAAACTCGCGGAAACCGAAAAACGCTATGCCGACGCCGCCGGCCAGGTCAAGCAGTTGAACGCCGAGCGCCAGCAGCATGAAAACGAGCGCAACGACGTGCGAAGCAGGATCGAAAAAATCCTCACCCGCTTCGACGGAATCGATCTTGGCTGA
- a CDS encoding ABC transporter ATP-binding protein, which yields MIEVQELTKYFGATLAVDDVSFKVEKGEIIGLLGPNGSGKTTIMRVLTGFFPATSGRALIGGLDVAEHSLETRRRVGYLPENMVLYPDLSVDALLEFGARVREIDPRTTRDRIEYSLDTCGLKDVRRKLIGKLSKGYRQRVGIAQAILSDPEVLILDEPTVGLDPRQVVEIRDLIRSLAGHSTVLLSTHILPEVNMTCRRVVIIDRGRIVAQDTPEHLTAKLQGTDQTMITVGGPSPAVREALTAVKFVQRLEDRPVEAGATGVCSFVAYSSGHGEEVRSALAACVVQHGWNLLEVKPMALSLEDLFMRLVTKEERV from the coding sequence ATGATAGAGGTCCAGGAGCTAACCAAGTACTTCGGCGCCACGCTTGCCGTAGACGACGTTTCGTTCAAGGTCGAGAAGGGCGAGATCATCGGATTGCTCGGCCCCAACGGCTCGGGCAAGACCACGATCATGCGGGTTTTGACGGGATTTTTCCCGGCCACCTCGGGACGCGCGCTAATCGGCGGCCTCGATGTCGCCGAACATTCGCTCGAAACGCGCCGCCGCGTCGGCTACCTGCCGGAAAACATGGTGCTGTACCCCGATCTCAGCGTCGATGCGCTGCTCGAGTTCGGCGCGCGCGTGCGCGAGATCGATCCCCGGACGACGCGCGATCGAATCGAATATTCGCTCGATACGTGCGGGCTCAAGGACGTGCGGCGCAAGCTTATCGGCAAGCTCTCGAAGGGCTATCGGCAGCGCGTGGGAATCGCGCAGGCAATCCTCAGCGATCCCGAGGTGCTGATTCTCGACGAGCCGACGGTCGGACTCGATCCGCGGCAGGTGGTCGAAATCCGCGACCTGATACGTTCGCTGGCCGGGCACTCGACAGTGCTGCTGTCGACGCACATACTGCCCGAGGTCAACATGACGTGTCGGCGCGTCGTGATTATCGACCGCGGACGAATCGTCGCGCAGGACACGCCCGAGCACCTGACCGCGAAACTGCAGGGAACCGACCAGACGATGATCACGGTCGGCGGTCCCTCGCCGGCGGTGCGCGAGGCATTGACGGCCGTCAAGTTCGTGCAGCGCCTCGAGGATCGTCCGGTCGAGGCCGGCGCGACCGGAGTGTGCTCGTTTGTCGCGTACTCGAGCGGGCACGGCGAAGAAGTCCGCTCGGCGCTCGCCGCCTGCGTCGTGCAGCACGGATGGAACCTGCTCGAAGTCAAACCGATGGCGCTCAGTCTCGAGGATCTGTTCATGCGGCTGGTCACCAAGGAGGAGCGGGTTTAG
- a CDS encoding RNA-binding protein: protein MPSKLYVGNLAYSVSNSDLEELFSQAGQVQSVAVITDKFSGQSKGFGFVEMANAEDASKAIQTLNDTDLKGRNIKVSEAKPRESSFGGGGGGGGNRRGGGENRGGGGGGRW from the coding sequence ATGCCCAGCAAATTGTACGTAGGCAATCTGGCCTACTCGGTGTCCAACAGCGACTTGGAAGAACTGTTTTCACAAGCAGGCCAGGTTCAGAGCGTGGCGGTGATCACGGATAAATTTTCCGGCCAATCGAAGGGCTTCGGCTTCGTCGAGATGGCGAATGCGGAAGATGCTTCCAAGGCAATCCAGACCCTGAATGATACGGATCTGAAGGGCAGGAACATCAAGGTTAGCGAGGCCAAGCCCCGCGAATCCAGCTTCGGCGGCGGCGGTGGCGGTGGTGGCAACCGGCGCGGCGGTGGCGAGAATCGCGGCGGCGGAGGCGGCGGCCGCTGGTAA
- the def gene encoding peptide deformylase: MILKVARLGFPSLRAEASPVPADRIKSTEFQRLIDDMIETMYEYNGVGLAAPQVHLPIQLAVLEVHDHPRYPDMPEVPLTVLVNPVVTILDRTLVEEWEGCLSVPDLRGRVPRFKHLRVTALGRDAEPVEIVASDFHARVIQHETDHLKGEVYLDRMPDMRALGFLQEWQRFMLKPEKSEE, translated from the coding sequence ATGATTTTGAAAGTTGCCCGTCTCGGATTTCCGTCGCTGAGGGCCGAAGCCAGCCCGGTGCCGGCCGATCGGATCAAAAGCACGGAGTTTCAGCGCCTGATCGACGACATGATCGAGACGATGTACGAGTACAACGGCGTCGGCCTCGCCGCTCCGCAGGTCCATCTTCCGATTCAATTGGCGGTGCTCGAAGTCCACGACCATCCGCGCTATCCCGACATGCCGGAGGTGCCGCTTACGGTGCTGGTCAACCCCGTGGTGACGATTCTCGACCGGACATTGGTCGAGGAGTGGGAGGGATGCCTGAGCGTGCCGGACCTTCGGGGACGGGTGCCGCGATTCAAGCATCTCCGCGTGACGGCGCTTGGGCGCGATGCGGAGCCTGTAGAAATTGTCGCGTCGGATTTCCACGCGCGGGTGATACAGCATGAGACCGATCATCTGAAGGGCGAAGTTTACCTGGACCGGATGCCGGACATGCGGGCGCTGGGGTTTCTCCAGGAATGGCAGCGCTTCATGCTGAAGCCGGAGAAGAGCGAGGAGTGA
- a CDS encoding 5-formyltetrahydrofolate cyclo-ligase has protein sequence MATTVADEKKNLRAIMIACRDALCAERAAAWSEIIDRQLIASEFYRAASAIVLYAAIGNEVSTGRILSDALAAGRAVFYPRVDAAAGAIVARRIRDRSELARGAYGILEPSESAEPLDSKKFAKILVCVPGVAFGLEGSRLGRGGGHYDRFIGQMGREAISVGLAYSFQLLDRIPETGRDRRLNIIVTESAVRRACEAPLPARAARTKEVNPGGSNHGNPGIHSWWRGLFHLGNNETA, from the coding sequence ATGGCAACGACTGTGGCGGACGAAAAGAAAAATCTACGCGCGATCATGATCGCGTGCCGCGATGCGCTCTGCGCCGAGCGCGCCGCTGCATGGTCGGAAATCATCGATCGGCAACTGATCGCGAGCGAGTTCTACCGCGCCGCATCCGCGATCGTCCTCTACGCCGCCATCGGTAACGAAGTCTCGACCGGCCGCATCCTGTCCGACGCGCTGGCCGCTGGCCGCGCCGTGTTTTATCCGCGCGTTGACGCGGCGGCGGGCGCGATTGTCGCGCGAAGGATTCGCGATCGATCCGAACTCGCCCGCGGTGCCTATGGAATCCTCGAGCCGTCTGAGTCGGCCGAGCCTCTCGATAGCAAAAAGTTCGCGAAAATTCTCGTATGTGTTCCCGGCGTCGCCTTCGGACTCGAAGGCAGCCGATTGGGCCGTGGCGGGGGTCATTATGATCGTTTCATCGGCCAGATGGGCCGCGAAGCGATCAGCGTGGGACTCGCCTATTCATTCCAGCTGCTCGATCGAATCCCCGAAACGGGGCGCGACCGGCGGCTAAACATCATTGTGACCGAGTCCGCCGTTCGTCGAGCCTGCGAAGCGCCACTGCCGGCTCGCGCAGCGCGGACCAAGGAGGTAAACCCGGGTGGCTCTAATCACGGCAATCCTGGGATTCATAGTTGGTGGCGCGGTCTTTTTCATTTGGGGAATAACGAAACAGCGTAA
- a CDS encoding cell division protein ZapA — protein MKGVNVQIMGQSLTVASDAGDEWVKSVAEAVDEKIKDIRAGSQTVNSVNLAILAALNFADELEHLRREHQALVDRIAAMNKRLSAAIDGE, from the coding sequence ATGAAGGGCGTCAACGTCCAGATCATGGGACAAAGCCTGACGGTCGCCAGCGATGCCGGCGATGAGTGGGTCAAGTCCGTGGCCGAGGCGGTGGACGAAAAGATCAAGGATATCCGCGCCGGGAGCCAGACGGTCAATTCAGTGAACCTGGCAATCCTGGCTGCGTTAAATTTCGCCGATGAGCTCGAACACCTGCGCCGGGAGCATCAAGCGCTGGTGGATCGAATCGCGGCGATGAATAAACGGCTGTCCGCGGCTATCGACGGCGAATGA
- a CDS encoding RNA recognition motif domain-containing protein, producing the protein MPRIYVGNLAESVTRDALRSLFSKIGQVGGALVITDKLTGKSRGFGFVEMIEVDDAINAAVYFSGVEIEGRKIHVDPYRPQEPGAQKYRGERKRRAPAKRKTSNGAA; encoded by the coding sequence GTGCCCAGAATATATGTAGGAAATCTCGCCGAGTCGGTCACCCGCGATGCGCTACGGTCGCTGTTCTCAAAAATCGGCCAGGTAGGCGGCGCGTTGGTGATCACTGACAAGCTCACCGGCAAATCCAGGGGATTTGGCTTCGTGGAAATGATCGAGGTTGACGACGCGATTAACGCGGCCGTCTACTTCAGCGGGGTTGAAATCGAGGGCCGCAAAATTCACGTCGATCCATACCGCCCTCAGGAACCCGGCGCTCAAAAATATCGCGGCGAACGCAAGCGTCGCGCTCCCGCCAAGCGCAAGACCAGCAACGGCGCCGCGTAG
- a CDS encoding alanine racemase, with translation MNIHDLQTPALLADADALEHNLSTMAAAVPGPRLRPHVKAHKCTALAKMQARAGHKNFTCATIREIEGMAAAGLGDDLLLANEVLDARRLAAVKARVTVAVDSAPTILAAAEAGIREVLIDINVGLPRCGCAPGDAGRLADLARGKGLKVRGVMGYEGHVVGLDDRATRQTLTADAMELLLQGYRAAGGDIISAGGTGTYDINVWANEIQAGSYVLMDTAYAKLGLPFRQGLTVLATVISVSSSYAVADCGLKALGMDHGNPSIDGGHQVLFVSDEHVTFVPASPLKPGDRIRVMPAHIDPTIAYHERMRLVRGEQILETWPIDLRGW, from the coding sequence ATGAACATTCACGACCTTCAGACCCCGGCGCTGCTCGCAGATGCCGACGCCCTCGAACATAATCTCAGCACCATGGCGGCTGCTGTGCCGGGGCCGCGGCTGCGCCCGCACGTCAAGGCCCACAAATGTACCGCGCTTGCCAAAATGCAGGCGCGCGCCGGCCATAAGAACTTCACCTGCGCCACCATCCGCGAGATCGAAGGGATGGCGGCGGCCGGACTCGGCGACGACCTCCTGCTCGCCAACGAAGTGCTCGATGCGCGCCGCCTGGCGGCCGTCAAGGCGCGCGTCACCGTTGCCGTCGATTCCGCGCCCACTATTCTCGCCGCCGCCGAGGCCGGGATAAGAGAAGTCCTCATCGACATAAACGTCGGCTTGCCGCGATGCGGTTGTGCTCCTGGCGATGCGGGCCGGCTGGCGGACCTCGCGCGCGGCAAGGGTCTCAAAGTCCGCGGCGTGATGGGCTACGAAGGACACGTTGTAGGCCTCGACGATCGAGCTACTCGCCAGACACTGACTGCGGATGCGATGGAACTGCTGCTTCAAGGCTACCGCGCCGCTGGCGGCGACATAATATCGGCGGGAGGCACCGGGACCTACGACATCAACGTCTGGGCAAATGAAATCCAGGCCGGCTCCTACGTTCTGATGGACACGGCTTACGCCAAACTAGGACTACCCTTTCGTCAGGGGCTAACCGTGCTAGCCACGGTCATCTCCGTCTCATCTTCATATGCGGTAGCGGATTGCGGGTTGAAGGCGCTTGGAATGGATCATGGCAACCCGTCGATCGACGGCGGCCATCAAGTGTTGTTCGTATCCGACGAGCACGTCACTTTCGTGCCTGCTTCACCGCTCAAGCCGGGCGACAGGATTCGCGTCATGCCAGCGCATATCGATCCGACCATCGCCTATCACGAGCGGATGCGTCTGGTCCGTGGCGAACAGATCCTCGAAACCTGGCCGATCGATCTGCGCGGCTGGTAG